The Streptomyces lienomycini sequence TCGACGACGCTGGACTCGGTGGCCGCGGCCGCCGGCGAGCTGGTGTCGGCGGGCCGCAAGCCGGACACTCCGCTGACGGTCACGATCGCCGGTACGACGACCCGGCAGCGCACCTGGTCCGCCACGCTCGGCACGGTCGCGCAGACCCTGAAGCAGGCGAAGGTGCTGCCGTCCCCGGACGGCGGCCGCCCGGTGATAGCCGTGGTCGGCGAGCGTTCCGCGTCCGCCCGGCGCGACCAGCTGTCGTGGTTCGAGTCCAAGCCGCTGTTCGGCTGGAAGGTGCTCGTCCCGCGTACGAAGGAGCAGGCGGCGTCGCTCTCCGACCAGCTCAGGTCCTACGGCGCGGTACCGCACGAGGTTCCGACCATCGCGGTGGAGCCGCCCCGCACCCCGCAGCAGATGGAGCGGGCGGTCAAGGGCCTGGTGACGGGCCGCTACGAGTGGATCGCGTTCACGTCGGTCAACGCGGTGAAGGCGGTCCGCGAGAAGTTCGAGGAGTACGGCCTCGACGCCCGCGCCTTCGCCGGCATCAAGGTCGCGGCGGTCGGCGAGCAGACGGCCAACGCCCTCATCGCCTTCGGTGTGAAGCCGGACCTGGTCCCGAGCGGTGAGCAGTCGGCCGCGGGCCTCCTGGAGGACTGGCCGCCCTACGACCCGGTCTTCGACCCGATCGACCGCGTCTTCCTCCCGCGCGCCGACATCGCCACGGAGACCCTGGTCGCCGGTCTGATCGAGCTGGGCTGGGAGGTCGACGACGTCACTGCCTACCGCACGGTGCGCGCCTCGCCGCCCCCGGCCACGACCCGGGAGGCGATCAAGGGCGGCGGCTTCGACGCGGTGCTCTTCACCTCGTCGTCCACGGTCCGCAACCTGGTCGGCATCGCGGGCAAGCCGCACAACGTCACGGTGATCGCGTGCATCGGTCCGGCGACGGCCAAGACGGCCGAGGAACACGGGCTGCGCGTCGACGTCATGGCTCCCGAACCGTCCGTCCACAAGCTGGCGGAGGCCCTGGCCGACTTCGGTCTGCGGCGTCGCGCGGCGGCCCTGGAGGCGGGGGACCCGGTGACCCGGCCGAGCGAGCGGAGGCCCGGGGCGCGGAGACGGCGGTCTTCGACCTGAGGTCCTGAGGTCCTGAGGTCCTGAGGTGAGATGGGGCGTCCCCTGGTTTCGGGGGCGCCCCGTTGTCGTCCTCGTCGGCGGCCGGTCAGTCCTCGGGTGGCTGCCGGCACGCCCGCCGGGGTACGGGGCCTTGTCCTCCGCACGTGAACACTTCAGGCGGTGTTGTCATCGTCCCGCTCACATGAGCGGGGCGATGACAGTAGGCACGCTGGTGCTCACGTCTTTCAGGCATGCCGCGGTCGTCACCGGGCGCCTTGCTCATGGACGCACGGTGGACGTCGGTGCCGGCCCCGGGCGGTTCAGGCCCGACAGGTCCAGCGGCGGGGCCGGTGGCAGGGGGCCCGGTTGGGACGGCGGGTGGGCCTGGAAGGACTGGAAGAGGTAGGTGAGGAGGCGGCGGGCGGCGGGGAGGGCGGTTTCGGGGGGTTGGCCCGCCAGGCCGCCCACCGCGAGGAGGAGCAGGGGGACGTCGGCGGGGGCGAAGTCCTCGCGGAGCTGGCCCGCGTCGCGGGCACGCCGGATCAGGTGGGACAGGCCCTCCTCGGCGCAGGCGCGCTCGCGGTCGTAGTCCAGGGCCTCGGGGAAGTCGGCCATGAACACCGTCTCGAAGCCGCGGTCGGTGACCAGCGTGGTGCACACCCTCTCCAGCAGGGTGTACAGACCGTGGCCCGGGCTGGGGTCGGCCATGGCCTCCTCGAACGCCGTCGCGCACACGGCGAGCTGGTCCTCGAAGGCGGCGGTGACGAGCGCGGAGCGGGTGGGGAAGCGGCGGTAGAGGGTGGCCACGCCGACGCCCGCCCGGCGGGCGACCGCGCTCATCGGGGCGTCGACACCCTGGGCGGCGAAGACCTCGCGTGCGGCCTCCAGGACGCGTTCGCGGTTGCGGCGGGCGTCGGCGCGCAGGGCGTCCGGGGGAGGGGCCTCGGCGGCGTGGTCTGCGGGTTGGTGAGAGGGCTGGTCAGGCATGTTTCTCACTTCCGGGGTAAGTGGAGGATGCCGTCCACTTAGGTGTCTAGCGTGAGCGTAGCAGCGGACGCGGGCCTCGCCTCCGCACTTCCCGAGCGCGATGGGGTTCACGAGACATGGGTGAGATGAAGGCGGTCCTCTTCGACCGCTACGGGCCTCCCGAGGTGCTGTACGTCGGGCGGCTGCCGGTGCCGGTCATCGGCCCCGACGAGGTGCTGGTACGGGTGCGTGCCGCCGCGGTCAACGGCGGCGACCTGCACGACCGGACCGGAAAGGTGCGCCTGGTGACCGGCCGGGCCTTCCCCAAGGGCTGCGGCATCGACTTCGCGGGAGAGGTCGCCGGGGTCGGGGCCGCGGTGCGCGGGGTGCGGGAGGGGGAGCGGGTGTGGGGGCTGCTGGGGCGCCGTACCGGCAGCATGGCCGAGTACGTCGCCGTCAGCCCCCGGCGGATCGCGCCCGCGCCGGACAACCTCACCCCGGAGGAGGCCGTCTCGCTGCTCGCCGGGGCGACCACGGCCGTGACCGCGCTGCGGGACAAGGCCGCCCTGCAACCCGGCGAGCGGCTACTCGTACGGGGCGGGAGCGGGGGCGTGGGCAGCGTCGCCGTGCAGGTGGGCAGGCTGCTCGGGGCGCATGTCGTCGCGCTCGCGGGCGGTGGGAACCTCGACTTCGTGCGGGGGCTCGGCGCTGAGGACGTACGGGACCAC is a genomic window containing:
- a CDS encoding NAD(P)-dependent alcohol dehydrogenase, which codes for MGEMKAVLFDRYGPPEVLYVGRLPVPVIGPDEVLVRVRAAAVNGGDLHDRTGKVRLVTGRAFPKGCGIDFAGEVAGVGAAVRGVREGERVWGLLGRRTGSMAEYVAVSPRRIAPAPDNLTPEEAVSLLAGATTAVTALRDKAALQPGERLLVRGGSGGVGSVAVQVGRLLGAHVVALAGGGNLDFVRGLGAEDVRDHRRTPLSTLGRFDVVLDTVGTEQSRVRGLLAPGGRMVAVTVDFDRPLAGIGTVLGSVVHGKGRIRAFSGNPDSALLAEAGRLAERGDVVPVVDTVHPLDRVADAHRALEAGGVRGKHVVRVA
- a CDS encoding TetR/AcrR family transcriptional regulator — protein: MPDQPSHQPADHAAEAPPPDALRADARRNRERVLEAAREVFAAQGVDAPMSAVARRAGVGVATLYRRFPTRSALVTAAFEDQLAVCATAFEEAMADPSPGHGLYTLLERVCTTLVTDRGFETVFMADFPEALDYDRERACAEEGLSHLIRRARDAGQLREDFAPADVPLLLLAVGGLAGQPPETALPAARRLLTYLFQSFQAHPPSQPGPLPPAPPLDLSGLNRPGPAPTSTVRP
- a CDS encoding bifunctional uroporphyrinogen-III C-methyltransferase/uroporphyrinogen-III synthase — its product is MSPTAFPAGPEHGHVTFLGAGPGDPGLLTLRAVEALSHADVLVAEHEVLDVVRTHARQGVSEVHTDADPSDPGTGTPQLTVVDGASTAVGVPAVRDAAHLVMEAARGGRRVVRAATGDPGLDTYAAEEMLACAAAGVPFEVVPGIANAVGVPAYAGVPLRDAEGADVRFVDARTASDRCWTEVGASDGTVVVSTTLDSVAAAAGELVSAGRKPDTPLTVTIAGTTTRQRTWSATLGTVAQTLKQAKVLPSPDGGRPVIAVVGERSASARRDQLSWFESKPLFGWKVLVPRTKEQAASLSDQLRSYGAVPHEVPTIAVEPPRTPQQMERAVKGLVTGRYEWIAFTSVNAVKAVREKFEEYGLDARAFAGIKVAAVGEQTANALIAFGVKPDLVPSGEQSAAGLLEDWPPYDPVFDPIDRVFLPRADIATETLVAGLIELGWEVDDVTAYRTVRASPPPATTREAIKGGGFDAVLFTSSSTVRNLVGIAGKPHNVTVIACIGPATAKTAEEHGLRVDVMAPEPSVHKLAEALADFGLRRRAAALEAGDPVTRPSERRPGARRRRSST